In a genomic window of Hyphomonas sp.:
- the proB gene encoding glutamate 5-kinase has protein sequence MPSKKRIVVKIGSSLLANPDLLTPRWAFMQRLLEDITKLRNDGYEVVLCSSGAVALGLNMLNETPETAGLRDKQAAAACGMPLLLNAYKQVAHEFGFDIAQVLVTLQDMEERKRFLNTKNTVHRLLQGGILPIVNENDSITTEEIRVGDNDRLAAKVAQMIQADHLVILTCIDGLYDRNPEEPGAKLVEEVHDVSEYIAVTEGTSSLGSGGMLTKMQAANMAQNAGCTTLIANGEHEAPVSSVLYDERPHTKCLAHTKPASAWATWLTDRLQIAGSIVIRDELANSLSDSPEHVLHEDIKSIQGQYVKGDVIHVYDERGEEIARGMTNFSSEETMVLARHPEISPKELLGYQTGGTVISRENLIVLEDRHLLWDKPDEETMVEVAES, from the coding sequence TTGCCTTCCAAGAAACGCATCGTCGTGAAAATCGGATCGAGCCTGCTCGCCAACCCGGACCTTCTCACACCGCGCTGGGCATTCATGCAACGGCTGTTAGAAGACATCACCAAATTGCGGAATGATGGATACGAGGTCGTCCTGTGTTCGTCCGGCGCCGTGGCGCTGGGCCTGAACATGTTGAACGAGACCCCGGAAACCGCTGGCCTGCGGGACAAGCAGGCCGCTGCCGCATGCGGCATGCCTCTATTGCTGAATGCCTACAAGCAGGTCGCGCACGAATTCGGATTCGATATCGCACAAGTGCTCGTCACCCTCCAGGACATGGAGGAACGCAAGCGCTTCCTGAACACCAAGAACACGGTACACCGCCTGCTGCAGGGCGGTATCCTGCCGATCGTGAACGAGAACGATTCGATCACGACCGAAGAAATCCGTGTCGGTGACAATGACCGTCTGGCCGCCAAGGTCGCCCAGATGATCCAGGCGGATCATCTTGTGATCCTGACCTGTATTGACGGACTTTATGACCGGAACCCTGAAGAGCCGGGCGCAAAACTGGTCGAGGAAGTGCATGATGTCAGCGAGTATATCGCGGTGACCGAGGGCACGAGCAGTCTCGGCAGCGGCGGAATGCTCACCAAGATGCAGGCTGCCAACATGGCCCAGAATGCCGGCTGCACAACGCTGATCGCAAATGGGGAACATGAAGCGCCGGTGTCTTCCGTTCTTTATGATGAGCGCCCGCATACGAAATGCCTGGCTCACACCAAGCCCGCTTCAGCCTGGGCAACCTGGCTGACAGACCGCCTTCAGATCGCCGGCAGCATTGTCATCCGGGACGAACTGGCCAACAGCCTGTCTGACAGTCCGGAACACGTCCTGCACGAAGACATCAAGTCCATTCAGGGGCAGTATGTGAAAGGCGACGTGATCCACGTCTATGATGAACGTGGGGAGGAAATTGCCCGCGGCATGACCAATTTCTCGTCCGAAGAGACCATGGTCCTGGCACGCCATCCGGAAATCTCGCCAAAGGAGTTGCTGGGCTATCAGACGGGTGGAACGGTGATCAGCCGCGAGAACCTGATTGTTCTC
- the proC gene encoding pyrroline-5-carboxylate reductase has translation MKILLVGCGKMGGALLTQWMRATSHTYTIIDPFLEAPVEGARLFKDINALGDEKFDLLIVAIKPQMIDEILPAYQSVLSETGAVASIAAGCSVKRLQLALPGFPVVRIMPNLPSAIGAGVAGLYASADATDHHKDTVEDLMQAAGTAVWVDDEDQIDRVTAVAGSGPGYVFEIARAYIEAAKDLGFSEDQARDLVLGTLDGTVRMILETGEPPETLRNSVTSKNGTTEAGLKALNGEGKLSDLLKATTEAAYKRAIELR, from the coding sequence ATGAAAATACTTCTCGTCGGATGTGGTAAAATGGGTGGCGCGCTGCTGACCCAGTGGATGCGCGCAACATCGCACACCTACACCATCATCGACCCGTTCCTTGAGGCCCCCGTAGAGGGGGCACGGCTTTTCAAGGACATCAACGCGCTTGGAGACGAAAAGTTCGATTTGCTGATCGTCGCGATCAAACCGCAAATGATCGACGAGATTTTGCCTGCGTATCAGAGCGTCCTGTCAGAGACCGGTGCTGTCGCCTCCATCGCAGCGGGGTGTTCGGTAAAGCGGCTCCAATTGGCGCTGCCCGGATTCCCGGTCGTCCGGATCATGCCGAACCTGCCGTCCGCCATCGGTGCCGGAGTTGCCGGCCTGTATGCGAGCGCGGACGCGACCGATCACCACAAAGACACGGTCGAAGACCTCATGCAGGCCGCCGGTACGGCGGTATGGGTGGACGATGAGGACCAGATCGACCGAGTGACCGCAGTCGCAGGCAGCGGTCCGGGATACGTCTTCGAGATTGCGCGGGCATATATCGAGGCGGCGAAAGACCTCGGTTTCAGTGAAGACCAGGCCCGGGATCTTGTTCTGGGAACGCTGGACGGTACTGTGCGCATGATCCTTGAAACCGGGGAACCACCTGAAACCCTGCGAAACTCCGTGACCAGCAAAAACGGTACAACCGAAGCCGGACTGAAAGCCCTGAACGGAGAGGGCAAGTTGTCAGACTTGCTGAAAGCCACGACCGAGGCTGCCTACAAGCGCGCCATCGAGCTGCGCTAG
- a CDS encoding glutamate-5-semialdehyde dehydrogenase: protein MDSKLNAYISGLGQNARDAAKALLTATTEQKNAALRASAAALRESKAALLSANKADVDSVADSRPDSFIDRLRLNDERVEAMAAALEQIAELPDPVGRLLSTTQRPNGLTIERVAVPIGVIGMIYESRPNVGADASALCLKSGNAVILRGGSESRHSTQEIVACMQKGLSAAGLPEAAVQTVETTDRNAVTALLHAVDYVDLVIPRGGRGLVELVRDEAKVPTLLHLDGNCHSYIHADADIEKSLEVVRNAKLRRTGVCGATESIVVDRAIAETVIPRLVDVMQGCELRGDAEACKIAPGLAPASDDDWSTEYLDTIASVKVVDGLEEAIGFVSRHSSGHTDAILTENRDAARRFMTSIDSAVVMHNASTQFSDGGEFGMGAEIGIATGKMHARGPVGLEQLTSFKYLVHGNGQTRP from the coding sequence TTGGATTCAAAACTGAACGCCTACATTTCCGGACTTGGCCAGAATGCCCGAGACGCGGCAAAGGCCCTGCTGACCGCGACGACGGAGCAGAAGAATGCAGCATTGCGCGCGTCAGCCGCGGCGCTCCGCGAGTCGAAGGCTGCGCTGCTGTCCGCCAACAAGGCGGATGTCGACAGCGTCGCGGACAGTCGTCCGGACTCTTTCATTGATCGCCTGCGTCTGAATGATGAGCGCGTGGAGGCCATGGCCGCGGCGCTCGAGCAGATCGCGGAGCTTCCCGACCCTGTCGGGCGGCTTCTATCGACGACCCAACGCCCGAACGGCCTGACCATTGAGCGCGTCGCCGTTCCGATCGGCGTGATCGGCATGATCTACGAGTCCCGGCCGAATGTTGGCGCAGATGCAAGCGCGCTCTGCCTGAAGTCCGGCAATGCCGTCATTCTGCGTGGCGGGTCCGAAAGCCGCCATTCCACACAGGAGATCGTGGCCTGCATGCAGAAGGGGCTTTCGGCGGCCGGGCTGCCCGAGGCGGCCGTCCAGACAGTCGAGACCACGGACCGGAACGCCGTGACCGCGCTCTTGCACGCGGTCGACTATGTGGACCTGGTCATCCCGCGGGGAGGACGGGGCCTTGTGGAGCTTGTCCGGGATGAGGCAAAGGTCCCGACGCTTCTCCATCTGGATGGCAATTGCCACAGCTATATCCATGCAGATGCGGACATTGAGAAATCGTTGGAAGTGGTACGCAATGCCAAGCTTCGGCGCACTGGTGTGTGCGGTGCAACGGAGAGCATTGTCGTCGATCGCGCCATCGCCGAAACCGTCATTCCGCGGCTTGTGGACGTCATGCAAGGATGCGAGCTTCGAGGTGACGCTGAGGCCTGCAAGATTGCACCGGGTCTGGCGCCGGCCAGCGATGACGACTGGTCGACCGAATATCTCGACACGATCGCATCGGTGAAAGTGGTCGACGGGCTCGAGGAAGCCATCGGCTTCGTCAGCCGCCATTCGTCCGGTCACACGGATGCCATTCTGACCGAGAACAGGGATGCAGCCCGCCGGTTCATGACCTCCATCGACAGCGCCGTCGTCATGCACAATGCGTCGACACAGTTTTCCGACGGCGGGGAATTCGGTATGGGCGCGGAAATCGGCATCGCGACCGGCAAGATGCATGCGCGTGGCCCGGTGGGGCTGGAGCAGCTGACCAGTTTCAAATATCTGGTACATGGAAACGGCCAGACCCGGCCCTAG
- the putP gene encoding sodium/proline symporter PutP gives MTISVPEMISLGAYFVLMMAIGLYAYRESTSDVSEYMLGGRNLHPAVGALSAGASDMSGWMLMGLPGAIYVSGFSEAWIAVGLTIGAYLNYRFVAPRLRIYTEMADDSITIPDFFENRFHDTSHALRTISALVIIVFFTVYTSSGIVAGGKLFESAFGMNYQLGLFVTAGVVLAYTVIGGFLAVSLTDFVQGCIMFIALILVPVIAFFVVGGWSGMEAAIAQAPAHVNPNSGAVGPSREQFFDMWPEGMTVLGLISLLAWGLGYFGQPHIIVRFMAIRSLKDIKTARAIGMSWMIVTVIGAVFVGAVGVAYVQQNELGGQLTDAEAIFILLSQIIFHPLVAGFLLAAILAAIMSTISSQLLVSSSSITEDVYKTFFRREATQSELVLIGRIATVAVCLVAIALAFNPNSNILDLVSNAWAGFGSAFGPIILLSLFWRGLTRDGALAGMIVGAITVLVWLYVPLLPTEDGPVPLESLLYAMIPGFFLSGAAAWLVSTIGRSVKPKVAAGFDDMADTMNNGS, from the coding sequence ATGACAATCAGCGTTCCCGAAATGATTTCACTCGGGGCCTATTTCGTCCTGATGATGGCCATTGGACTGTATGCCTACCGGGAGTCCACGAGCGACGTTTCCGAGTACATGCTGGGCGGCCGCAACCTTCATCCCGCCGTCGGCGCCCTGTCTGCCGGCGCATCCGACATGAGCGGCTGGATGCTGATGGGCTTGCCAGGGGCCATTTATGTCAGCGGGTTTTCGGAGGCCTGGATTGCCGTTGGCCTGACCATCGGGGCGTACCTCAACTATCGGTTCGTTGCACCCCGCCTGCGGATCTACACAGAGATGGCGGATGATTCGATCACCATTCCGGACTTCTTCGAAAACCGCTTTCACGACACCAGTCATGCCCTGCGCACCATTTCCGCCCTGGTGATCATCGTATTCTTCACCGTCTATACATCGTCCGGCATCGTGGCGGGCGGGAAACTGTTCGAATCCGCCTTCGGCATGAACTACCAGCTTGGCCTGTTCGTCACGGCAGGGGTGGTGCTTGCCTATACCGTGATCGGCGGCTTTCTCGCGGTCAGCCTGACGGATTTTGTCCAGGGCTGCATCATGTTCATCGCGCTGATCCTCGTCCCCGTGATTGCCTTCTTTGTGGTGGGCGGCTGGAGCGGCATGGAAGCCGCCATCGCGCAGGCACCCGCACATGTGAACCCGAATTCGGGGGCAGTGGGCCCATCGCGGGAGCAATTCTTCGACATGTGGCCGGAAGGCATGACCGTGCTGGGTCTGATCTCTCTGCTCGCATGGGGGCTCGGCTATTTCGGCCAGCCTCACATCATTGTGCGCTTCATGGCGATCCGGTCGCTGAAGGACATCAAGACCGCCCGGGCGATCGGCATGAGCTGGATGATCGTAACGGTCATCGGAGCCGTCTTCGTCGGGGCCGTCGGTGTCGCCTATGTTCAGCAGAATGAACTCGGGGGACAGCTGACCGACGCAGAGGCCATCTTCATTTTGCTCTCGCAAATCATCTTCCATCCGCTGGTGGCCGGATTCCTGCTCGCGGCCATTCTGGCCGCCATCATGAGCACGATTTCTTCCCAGCTTCTGGTCTCGTCCAGTTCCATCACGGAAGATGTCTACAAGACCTTCTTCCGCCGGGAAGCGACGCAGTCGGAACTGGTGCTGATCGGGCGGATCGCAACCGTGGCGGTCTGTCTTGTCGCCATTGCGCTGGCCTTCAATCCGAACAGCAACATCCTGGATCTCGTGTCGAATGCCTGGGCCGGATTTGGTTCGGCCTTTGGCCCGATCATCCTGCTCAGCCTGTTCTGGCGTGGTCTGACCCGGGATGGAGCTCTCGCGGGCATGATTGTCGGTGCGATCACCGTTCTGGTCTGGCTTTACGTCCCGCTATTGCCGACCGAGGACGGCCCCGTTCCGCTGGAATCCCTGCTGTACGCAATGATCCCCGGCTTCTTCCTGTCGGGCGCTGCGGCCTGGCTGGTGAGCACGATAGGCCGTTCGGTGAAGCCGAAAGTGGCGGCCGGCTTCGACGACATGGCGGACACGATGAACAACGGGTCCTGA
- a CDS encoding alpha-glucuronidase family glycosyl hydrolase, with product MVAAGSVPAAFAEDGYELWLRYAPLSEPPRSAPRHVMAACSNPSDTLRAALDEIDRATEAMLGAGLPRTDTLEGGTLVLASPDCSDALTGLPLPPAAKVGTEGFAIREVQHSGRQVTLISAQSDIGVLYGTFDYLLRMARGEELTGVNILSRPKTKLRLLNHWDNLDRHVERGYSGQSIWDWHRLPGYLDPRYTDYARANASIGINGVSLTNVNADATVLTPHYLEKVAALADVFRPYGIKVYLTARFSAPMELDGLPTADPRDPAVRAWWQAKVDEIYTYVPDFGGFLVKANSEGQPGPQDYRRSHAEGANMLARALAPHDGKVMWRAFVYSAEEPEDRVKQAYTEFVPLDGQFADNVLVQVKNGPLDFQPREPFHPLFGAMPETPLMMELQITKEYLGFSTHLAYLGTLWEEVLSAETHAVDERASVASIIDGTAHGYEITGMAGVANIGSDRNWSGSIFDQANWYAFGRLAWDPDASAEAIARDWTELTFSRAPEVADAITQMMMGSREAVVNYMTPLGLTHLMGTGHHYGPAPWVDDLGRADWTPYYYHKATQEAVGFDRTETGSGAVDQYAGPVAQEWASLDTVPDELLLWFHRVGWDHELDNGNTLWQELVRRYDLGVSQVAAMQAVWASLEDEIDADRFEEVSAFLAIQSREAVWWRDASIAYWQSVNGMPLPEGAAPPAHDLAYYKALSFPNAPGQGE from the coding sequence ATGGTGGCAGCTGGCAGCGTGCCGGCAGCCTTCGCGGAAGACGGGTATGAGCTGTGGCTGCGCTACGCGCCCCTAAGTGAACCGCCCAGATCCGCGCCTCGGCATGTCATGGCGGCCTGTTCGAATCCGTCCGACACATTGCGAGCCGCGCTGGACGAGATAGACCGGGCGACGGAAGCCATGCTTGGCGCCGGTTTGCCACGCACGGACACGCTCGAGGGCGGCACGCTGGTTCTGGCCAGTCCTGACTGTTCCGATGCGTTGACCGGTCTGCCGCTGCCGCCTGCGGCGAAAGTCGGAACGGAAGGTTTCGCCATCAGGGAGGTCCAGCATTCCGGACGTCAGGTCACACTGATCTCCGCCCAGTCGGACATCGGCGTCCTCTATGGCACATTCGACTATCTTCTCCGCATGGCGCGCGGCGAGGAACTCACCGGCGTGAACATCCTGTCGCGTCCGAAAACCAAACTGCGTCTCTTGAACCATTGGGACAATCTCGACCGGCATGTCGAGCGCGGCTATTCGGGGCAATCGATCTGGGACTGGCACAGGCTGCCGGGATATCTCGATCCAAGGTATACGGATTATGCCCGCGCGAATGCTTCCATTGGTATCAATGGCGTCTCCCTGACCAATGTGAATGCAGACGCGACCGTGCTGACGCCGCACTATCTGGAAAAGGTGGCGGCGTTGGCCGACGTCTTCCGGCCGTATGGTATCAAGGTCTACCTCACAGCGCGCTTCTCCGCGCCGATGGAACTGGACGGATTGCCGACGGCGGACCCGCGGGATCCTGCCGTTCGAGCCTGGTGGCAGGCCAAGGTGGACGAGATCTACACGTATGTGCCGGATTTTGGCGGTTTCCTTGTAAAGGCGAATTCCGAAGGTCAGCCAGGCCCACAGGATTATCGCCGCAGTCATGCGGAGGGCGCGAACATGCTGGCGCGGGCGCTTGCGCCCCATGACGGGAAGGTAATGTGGCGAGCCTTTGTCTACTCCGCAGAGGAACCGGAGGACCGAGTCAAGCAGGCCTATACCGAGTTTGTGCCGCTTGATGGACAGTTTGCCGACAATGTTCTCGTCCAGGTCAAGAACGGCCCGCTGGATTTTCAGCCGCGTGAACCCTTTCATCCCTTGTTTGGTGCGATGCCGGAAACGCCGCTGATGATGGAACTCCAGATCACCAAGGAATATCTGGGCTTTTCGACCCATCTGGCCTATCTGGGCACGCTTTGGGAAGAAGTCCTGTCGGCGGAAACCCATGCAGTCGACGAACGCGCGTCGGTGGCCTCTATCATTGATGGCACAGCGCATGGTTACGAGATCACCGGCATGGCGGGCGTTGCCAATATAGGCAGCGACCGCAACTGGTCGGGGTCGATCTTCGACCAGGCAAACTGGTACGCCTTCGGACGGTTGGCCTGGGATCCGGATGCTTCCGCAGAAGCGATTGCCCGCGACTGGACGGAATTGACGTTCAGCCGGGCCCCGGAAGTTGCGGACGCGATCACCCAGATGATGATGGGGTCGCGCGAAGCGGTGGTGAATTACATGACACCGCTCGGGCTGACCCACCTGATGGGCACTGGGCATCATTACGGTCCGGCGCCTTGGGTAGACGATCTCGGACGTGCGGACTGGACCCCTTACTACTATCACAAGGCCACGCAGGAAGCGGTCGGTTTTGACCGTACGGAGACCGGCTCGGGCGCAGTGGATCAGTATGCTGGCCCGGTTGCTCAGGAATGGGCGAGCCTCGACACGGTACCGGACGAATTGCTGCTCTGGTTCCACCGTGTCGGCTGGGATCATGAGTTGGACAACGGCAACACGCTCTGGCAGGAACTCGTGCGCCGCTATGATCTCGGCGTGTCTCAGGTCGCGGCGATGCAGGCAGTATGGGCATCCCTGGAGGACGAGATCGATGCAGACCGCTTCGAAGAAGTTTCAGCCTTTCTCGCCATCCAGTCCCGGGAAGCGGTCTGGTGGCGCGATGCCTCCATTGCCTATTGGCAGAGCGTGAACGGCATGCCTCTGCCGGAGGGGGCTGCCCCGCCCGCGCATGATCTTGCTTACTACAAGGCGCTCAGCTTTCCCAATGCGCCGGGGCAGGGAGAATAG
- a CDS encoding LysR family transcriptional regulator, with protein sequence MNWDDLRLLLDVSRHPRLADVSTRTGLDPTTISRRLRRLETDLGLELFERTPKGHVLTPLGQSVADKVEGLEHTASEIAALSDRDGPLAAGRVRLGVTEGLGSLLIAPAMADFAARHPHIGLDIIAVSGFVSVPKREADMSIMLTRPKAGRVKVRKLSDYVLQMYAHPDYLARTRPVRQVGDLAEHDLIGYVDDLIYSSQLRYHEDIAPGLTPRFCSPSIVAQWQMAREGAGLAVLPHFIAAGDPNLVHVLPDQVRIERAFWLAVHEDVHGTTRVRAVREFLDDLFAASANRLTGAT encoded by the coding sequence ATGAACTGGGACGATCTCCGGCTGTTGCTTGACGTCAGCCGTCACCCGCGCCTGGCGGATGTCTCCACGCGAACCGGCTTGGACCCCACAACGATCAGCCGACGACTGCGGCGGCTGGAAACGGACCTTGGGCTGGAACTGTTCGAACGCACGCCGAAAGGCCATGTGCTGACGCCGTTGGGCCAGAGCGTCGCCGACAAGGTGGAGGGGCTGGAACATACAGCGTCCGAGATTGCCGCTCTGTCAGACCGGGATGGGCCGCTTGCCGCCGGACGGGTACGCCTCGGCGTCACCGAAGGGCTGGGCAGCCTGTTGATCGCGCCCGCGATGGCAGACTTCGCGGCGCGCCACCCGCATATCGGGCTCGACATCATTGCGGTCTCCGGTTTTGTCAGCGTGCCGAAGCGCGAAGCCGACATGTCCATCATGCTGACCCGCCCGAAAGCGGGGCGCGTGAAAGTGCGCAAACTGTCGGACTATGTCCTGCAGATGTACGCGCATCCGGATTACCTTGCGCGCACCCGTCCGGTCAGACAGGTCGGCGACCTCGCCGAGCACGACCTGATCGGCTATGTCGACGATCTCATCTATTCCAGCCAGCTCCGCTATCACGAAGACATCGCCCCGGGCCTGACGCCGCGCTTCTGCAGCCCGTCCATCGTGGCCCAATGGCAGATGGCGCGTGAGGGCGCGGGGCTTGCGGTGCTGCCGCATTTCATCGCGGCGGGCGATCCGAACCTTGTGCATGTTCTGCCGGATCAGGTGCGCATTGAACGCGCCTTCTGGCTGGCCGTCCACGAAGATGTGCACGGCACCACCCGTGTTCGAGCGGTCCGCGAATTCCTGGACGACCTGTTTGCAGCGTCTGCAAACAGGCTCACCGGCGCTACCTGA
- a CDS encoding CoA-acylating methylmalonate-semialdehyde dehydrogenase — MREVHHFIGGKTVTGTSGRFGDIYNPNTGEVQARVALATEAELAAAVANASEAFPAWAATNPQRRARVMFEFKRLLEANMDELAELLSSEHGKVVADSRGDVQRGIDVVEFACGIPHLQKGEYTEGAGPGIDVYSMRQPLGVVAGITPFNFPAMIPCWMAAVAIACGNTFILKPSEKDPSVPMRLGELFLEAGAPEGVLNVVNGDKVAVDAILTHPEIKAVSFVGSSDIAQYVYATGTAHGKRVQAMGGAKNHGIILPDANMEQAVKDIVGAAYGSAGERCMALPVAVTVGKKTGDEFVERMMDAARSLKVGVSTDPDAHYGPVVSAAHKAKVESYIQMGVDEGADLVLDGRGLKLQGNENGYFIGPNLFDNVKPTMQSYKEEIFGPVLQVVRAESLEEAVALPSNHQYGNGVAIFTSNGRAAREFAAQVNVGMVGVNVPIPVPVSYHTFGGWKRSAFGDTNQHGPEGVRFWTKIKTITQRWPEGDIGDQAFIIPTMG; from the coding sequence ATGCGCGAAGTGCATCACTTCATTGGCGGCAAAACCGTCACGGGCACATCCGGCCGGTTTGGCGACATCTACAATCCGAATACGGGCGAGGTGCAGGCGCGCGTTGCCCTCGCCACCGAAGCCGAGCTCGCCGCCGCTGTGGCAAACGCGTCAGAGGCGTTCCCGGCCTGGGCCGCGACCAACCCCCAGCGCCGTGCGCGGGTCATGTTCGAATTCAAGCGTCTGCTGGAAGCGAACATGGACGAGCTGGCCGAGCTGCTTTCGTCAGAGCATGGCAAGGTCGTCGCCGACTCGCGCGGCGACGTGCAGCGCGGCATCGATGTGGTCGAGTTCGCCTGCGGCATCCCGCATCTTCAGAAGGGCGAATATACAGAGGGCGCAGGCCCCGGCATTGATGTCTATTCCATGCGCCAGCCGCTCGGTGTCGTCGCTGGCATCACACCGTTCAACTTCCCAGCCATGATCCCCTGCTGGATGGCCGCTGTGGCGATTGCCTGCGGCAATACCTTCATCCTGAAACCGTCCGAAAAGGACCCGTCCGTGCCGATGCGCCTCGGGGAGCTGTTCCTTGAGGCCGGCGCGCCCGAGGGCGTTCTGAATGTGGTCAATGGCGACAAGGTGGCTGTCGACGCCATTCTCACCCATCCGGAGATCAAGGCGGTCAGCTTTGTCGGGTCGTCCGATATCGCACAATATGTCTATGCCACCGGCACGGCGCACGGGAAGCGCGTTCAGGCCATGGGCGGGGCGAAGAACCATGGCATCATCCTGCCGGATGCGAACATGGAGCAGGCGGTCAAAGATATCGTCGGCGCGGCCTATGGCTCGGCGGGCGAGCGCTGCATGGCGCTGCCGGTGGCCGTGACGGTCGGCAAGAAGACAGGCGACGAATTTGTCGAGCGCATGATGGATGCAGCGCGCAGCCTGAAGGTCGGCGTCTCGACTGACCCGGATGCGCATTACGGCCCGGTGGTCTCTGCGGCGCACAAGGCGAAAGTGGAGAGCTACATCCAGATGGGCGTCGACGAAGGTGCCGATCTCGTCCTGGACGGCCGTGGCCTGAAGCTGCAGGGCAACGAGAATGGCTATTTCATCGGGCCGAACCTGTTCGACAATGTGAAGCCGACGATGCAGTCCTACAAGGAAGAGATCTTCGGACCGGTGCTGCAGGTTGTGCGTGCGGAAAGTCTTGAAGAGGCGGTCGCCCTGCCGAGCAATCACCAATACGGAAACGGCGTTGCGATCTTTACCTCAAATGGCCGCGCGGCGCGTGAGTTTGCGGCGCAGGTGAATGTCGGCATGGTCGGCGTCAACGTGCCGATCCCGGTGCCGGTCTCCTATCACACCTTCGGCGGCTGGAAGCGCTCGGCCTTCGGCGATACGAACCAGCATGGCCCGGAAGGCGTGCGGTTCTGGACGAAAATCAAGACGATCACTCAGCGCTGGCCGGAAGGCGACATCGGCGATCAGGCCTTTATCATTCCAACGATGGGGTAG
- a CDS encoding enoyl-CoA hydratase-related protein produces the protein MTYNTITFEHSDRIALVTINRPDSLNALNQKVMGEVAHVFSEIDRNKDIAVSVLTGEGRAFAAGADIKEMQPQSFSDMYVDDFFGLWDRFAACRKPVIAAVNGFALGGGCELAMMCDMIIASDKAKFGQPEIKLGVTPGMGGSIRLTKAVGKAKAMDMVLTGRMIDAAEADRIGLVSRVVEHDALMDTAMGAAKEIAGFSIPSIMAAKEMVGRALEVSTAEGVKFERRLFQGLFGTADQKEGMSAFVEKRAAEFKDK, from the coding sequence ATGACCTACAACACCATCACTTTCGAACATTCCGACCGCATTGCGCTGGTCACGATCAACCGGCCGGACAGCCTGAATGCACTGAATCAGAAAGTCATGGGCGAGGTTGCGCATGTCTTTTCAGAGATCGACCGCAACAAGGACATTGCCGTCAGCGTGCTGACCGGCGAGGGCCGGGCCTTCGCCGCCGGGGCCGACATCAAGGAGATGCAGCCGCAGAGCTTTTCCGACATGTATGTCGACGATTTCTTCGGCCTGTGGGACCGGTTCGCGGCCTGCCGCAAGCCGGTGATCGCGGCGGTGAACGGCTTTGCCCTCGGCGGCGGCTGTGAGCTCGCCATGATGTGCGACATGATCATCGCGTCCGACAAGGCCAAGTTTGGCCAGCCGGAAATCAAGCTGGGCGTGACGCCGGGCATGGGCGGCTCGATCCGCCTGACCAAAGCCGTCGGCAAGGCAAAGGCCATGGACATGGTCCTGACCGGCCGCATGATCGACGCCGCAGAGGCCGACCGGATCGGGCTTGTTTCCCGCGTCGTCGAGCATGACGCGTTGATGGACACGGCGATGGGGGCTGCGAAGGAAATCGCAGGCTTCTCCATTCCGTCCATCATGGCGGCCAAGGAGATGGTTGGGCGCGCTCTGGAGGTCTCCACCGCGGAAGGCGTGAAATTCGAGCGGCGCCTGTTCCAGGGCCTGTTCGGCACCGCCGACCAGAAGGAAGGCATGAGCGCCTTCGTCGAAAAGCGCGCGGCTGAGTTCAAGGACAAATAG